In one Liolophura sinensis isolate JHLJ2023 chromosome 11, CUHK_Ljap_v2, whole genome shotgun sequence genomic region, the following are encoded:
- the LOC135477650 gene encoding polyprenol reductase-like, whose amino-acid sequence MAAREAFGVPLPGIEVFWASLSGAYFLAGLYDGVADKGTVSGRDFSGQTGLLRFAKRPVKRWFLALGVNLVLVYSALRAYVSGVPAYGWVSAAVDSVSLADAQPEDHLSVVLASGLLTIHLIQKLDQSVFVHVYSSSTQGPLDFLAPYLYAAGVSLTLFAQAPALHGTTEPWFHWSSFKWYHLLGVGLFAWVTYQDHACQPALSNTRRNRAGHIVTVDHKLPKGGWYDTVACPGYLMTVLSHVAIGVTLGPQHGSWWVCTGYVTISHVVRALERRRWYRLKYEDFPRSRKAIFPKLL is encoded by the exons ATGGCGGCCCGTGAAGCGTTTGGCGTCCCTCTGCCCGGCATAGAGGTGTTCTGGGCGTCATTGTCAGGTGCCTACTTTCTAGCTGGTCTCTACGACGGAGTTGCGGACAAGGGAACAGTTTCTGGTCGGGATTTCAGCGGACAAACTGGCCTGCTGCGATTTGCTAAACG GCCTGTAAAACGCTGGTTCTTAGCCCTGGGTGTGAACCTAGTCCTGGTATACTCTGCACTTAGGGCGTACGTCAGTGGGGTGCCGGCCTATGGATGGGTGTCCGCTGCTGTGGACAGTGTCTCTCTGGCAGACGCACAACCAGAAG atcATTTGTCAGTGGTGTTAGCCAGTGGCCTCCTCACCATCCACCTCATACAGAAGCTCGATCAGAGTGTCTTTGTACACGTGTACAGTTCTTCCACCCAGGGACCTCTTGACTTCCTAGCCCCCTACCTCTATGCAGCTGGGGTCTCCCTAACCCTTTTTGCTCAGGCTCCTGCCTTACATGGCACCACAG aGCCTTGGTTTCATTGGTCTTCGTTCAAATGGTATCACTTACTTGGCGTGGGTTTGTTTGCCTGGGTGACATATCAGGACCACGCCTGCCAGCCTGCCCTCTCCAACACCAGACGCAACAGAGCTG GTCACATAGTAACTGTGGACCACAAGCTGCCTAAGGGAGGATGGTATGACACTGTGGCCTGCCCGGGGTACCTGATGACAGTGCTCTCCCATGTGGCTATAGGTGTCACCCTGGGCCCCCAGCATGGCAGCTGGTGGGTGTGCACTGGCTACGTCACCATCAGTCATGTGGTGCGTGCCCTGGAGAGACGAAGGTGGTACCGACTCAAGTATGAGGACTTTCCTCGCTCGAGGAAAGCGATATTTCCAAAATTGCTTTAA